From a region of the Prosthecobacter debontii genome:
- a CDS encoding 4a-hydroxytetrahydrobiopterin dehydratase, with the protein MRLLLTLDDIEKSLHSLPGWKREGAELVKTYRFASYLTGIEFVRLLGTAAEAANHHPDLAVGWRKVTVKLTTHSEGGITSLDVEMAQNAERLSKAAEETASPK; encoded by the coding sequence GACGATATTGAAAAATCCCTACATTCGCTTCCTGGTTGGAAGCGAGAAGGGGCGGAGTTGGTGAAAACCTATCGTTTCGCCTCCTACCTAACGGGTATCGAGTTTGTTCGGTTGCTCGGCACGGCGGCAGAAGCGGCGAATCATCATCCAGATCTCGCTGTCGGTTGGAGAAAGGTCACCGTTAAGCTTACTACACACAGCGAGGGCGGCATCACCTCTCTGGATGTAGAAATGGCCCAGAATGCCGAACGTCTGAGCAAAGCAGCGGAAGAAACAGCATCGCCTAAATGA